The nucleotide sequence AGATGACTGATAAATAAAAACTTTTTGTCCCGATAAACCGGGGCAAAAAGTTTTTTCATAATTTCTATAAAATAAAGGTGATAAAAATGGACTATGCTTTTTTTGCAATCTTATACCGTCTTCGCTGGATAGACCGCTGGGCACTTATGCGAAATTCCGATAATGAGAACCTCAGTGAGCATTCTCTTGAGGTTGCAATGCTCTCCCACGCCTTAGCTACTATTGGAAACAAAAAACTCGGAAAAACACTTAACGCAGAGAAGGCCGCTCTCTTCGGAATATATCATGATGCAAGTGAAATCCTCACCGGAGATATGCCGACACCTGTAAAATACTTCAATGACGAAATAGCAAATGCATATAAAGATATTGAAAAAAATGCCTGCGAGCGCCTTATATCCCTCTTACCGGACTATTTAAAAGATTCCTATAAAGAATTAATGATGCCGGGTGATGAATATTCATATGAGAAAAAGCTTGTAAAAGGAGCCGATAAACTCTCTGCCTATATAAAATGCTTAAATGAGAAAAAAGCCGGAAATATGGAGTTTGCACAGGCAGAAAAATCCACTCTCCAGTCACTCCATAAGCTAGACCTTGAAGAAGTCGAGCTCTTCCTGAAAGACTTTATTCCTGCCTACCGTAAAACATTGGACGAAATAAAAGTCTAAAGTCGGCTTGACAATTTTCTTTTTACATTGTACAATTTTT is from Lachnospiraceae bacterium C1.1 and encodes:
- the yfbR gene encoding 5'-deoxynucleotidase, with the protein product MDYAFFAILYRLRWIDRWALMRNSDNENLSEHSLEVAMLSHALATIGNKKLGKTLNAEKAALFGIYHDASEILTGDMPTPVKYFNDEIANAYKDIEKNACERLISLLPDYLKDSYKELMMPGDEYSYEKKLVKGADKLSAYIKCLNEKKAGNMEFAQAEKSTLQSLHKLDLEEVELFLKDFIPAYRKTLDEIKV